The proteins below come from a single Pseudomonas sp. MYb118 genomic window:
- a CDS encoding glycosyltransferase 61 family protein has translation MERDVSQLSTVSAGRRKKWTLAAYRYMARKRLAHKVEINLKNLAVKSWDIAPSEVTHSPPAFFLPGQMERVTGWEAKRFYPYEHPSRTMEGLGDVVQGPTRGYLLKDVWLIDGVLYKGKASLWLSNKPARFPHIVVEREIQRAAVYCTQNGNSWFGTWLMEDCPTYALAEEEGMPVTTAPSARFPLFTQAPAYEDWLDMRPTRLHTAFFRELVLFDDQSQNSSRSLRYRAMGEKLLSHVNSAAHPGVFILRGGAGDLRLLRNELELADHLHKTRGFRILDPLKNDVPTIVATCAGAQTVIGVEGSQLVHGVNVLKSGGSVLTLQPPNRFVSYYKYLTDRDRQNFGFVVGRPEGDGFTIDIDEVERTLDLFPA, from the coding sequence ATGGAACGCGATGTTTCGCAATTGAGTACCGTGAGCGCCGGTCGCCGAAAAAAATGGACCCTGGCCGCTTACCGGTACATGGCGAGAAAACGCCTGGCGCACAAGGTCGAAATCAACCTGAAGAACCTGGCGGTGAAAAGCTGGGACATCGCCCCAAGCGAGGTCACCCATTCGCCGCCGGCGTTCTTCCTGCCCGGCCAGATGGAGCGCGTGACGGGTTGGGAGGCCAAGCGCTTTTATCCCTACGAGCATCCGTCGCGCACCATGGAAGGGCTGGGTGATGTGGTGCAGGGGCCGACCCGTGGTTACCTGCTCAAGGATGTCTGGCTGATTGACGGCGTGCTTTACAAGGGCAAGGCCAGTCTGTGGCTGTCGAACAAGCCGGCGCGGTTTCCGCACATCGTGGTCGAGCGCGAAATCCAGCGTGCCGCCGTCTATTGCACGCAAAACGGCAACAGCTGGTTCGGCACCTGGCTGATGGAAGACTGCCCGACCTACGCGTTGGCCGAGGAAGAGGGCATGCCGGTGACCACCGCACCGTCTGCGCGGTTTCCGCTGTTCACCCAGGCACCCGCGTACGAGGACTGGTTGGACATGCGGCCGACGCGGCTGCACACGGCGTTTTTCCGCGAACTGGTGCTGTTCGATGATCAAAGCCAGAACAGCAGCCGGAGCCTGCGCTATCGGGCCATGGGGGAAAAACTGCTGTCGCACGTCAATTCGGCAGCGCACCCCGGCGTGTTCATCCTGCGCGGTGGCGCCGGCGATCTGCGCCTGTTGCGTAACGAACTGGAACTGGCGGACCACCTGCACAAGACCCGCGGCTTTCGCATTCTCGATCCACTGAAAAACGATGTGCCGACCATCGTTGCCACCTGCGCGGGTGCGCAAACCGTGATCGGTGTCGAAGGCAGTCAATTGGTGCATGGCGTCAATGTACTGAAGTCCGGCGGGTCGGTGCTGACCTTGCAACCACCGAATCGCTTCGTCAGTTACTACAAGTACCTGACGGATCGCGACCGGCAGAACTTCGGCTTTGTGGTGGGGCGCCCGGAAGGGGATGGGTTCACCATCGACATTGACGAGGTGGAGCGCACGCTGGATCTGTTTCCGGCGTAG
- a CDS encoding LLM class flavin-dependent oxidoreductase, translating to MKFSLFVHMERWDESVSHRQLFEDLTELTLMAEAGGFSTVWIGEHHAMEYTISPSPMPLLAYLAAKTTTIHLGAGTIIAPFWHPLRVAGECALLDVISNGRMEVGLARGAYQVEFDRMAGGMPASSGGQALREMVPVVRALWKGDYAHDGDIWKFPTSTSVPKPIQQPNPPMWIAARDPDSHNFAVANGCNVMVTPLMKGDEEVLDLKNKFQTALDNNPGVPRPQLMVLRHTHVHSADNPEGWKVGAKAISRFYRTFDAWFGNKETPVNGFLAPSPEEKFAGRPEFELESLHKTAMIGTPEEIIPRIKYYQELGVDEFSFWCDNSLPHAEKKKSLELFIKHVVPAFR from the coding sequence ATGAAATTTTCCCTGTTCGTACACATGGAACGTTGGGACGAAAGCGTCAGCCACCGCCAGCTGTTCGAGGACCTGACCGAACTGACCCTGATGGCCGAAGCCGGTGGTTTCAGCACCGTGTGGATTGGCGAACACCACGCCATGGAATACACCATCTCGCCAAGCCCGATGCCATTGCTGGCTTACCTCGCGGCGAAGACCACCACCATTCATCTGGGCGCCGGCACCATCATCGCGCCGTTCTGGCACCCGCTGCGGGTGGCCGGTGAGTGCGCCCTGCTCGACGTGATCAGCAATGGCCGCATGGAAGTCGGCCTGGCCCGTGGCGCCTACCAGGTCGAATTCGACCGCATGGCCGGCGGCATGCCAGCCTCGAGCGGTGGCCAGGCCCTGCGCGAAATGGTCCCGGTGGTGCGTGCCCTGTGGAAAGGCGACTACGCCCACGACGGCGACATCTGGAAATTCCCCACCTCCACCAGCGTGCCCAAGCCGATCCAGCAGCCTAACCCGCCGATGTGGATCGCCGCCCGTGACCCGGACTCGCACAACTTCGCCGTGGCCAACGGCTGCAACGTCATGGTCACGCCGCTGATGAAAGGCGACGAAGAAGTCCTCGACCTGAAAAACAAGTTCCAGACCGCCCTGGACAACAACCCGGGCGTGCCGCGTCCACAATTGATGGTGTTGCGTCACACCCACGTGCACAGCGCCGACAACCCGGAAGGCTGGAAAGTCGGGGCCAAGGCCATCTCCAGGTTCTACCGCACGTTCGATGCCTGGTTCGGCAACAAGGAAACCCCGGTCAACGGCTTCCTCGCCCCGAGCCCGGAAGAAAAGTTCGCCGGGCGTCCGGAGTTCGAACTCGAAAGCCTGCACAAGACCGCCATGATCGGCACCCCGGAAGAGATCATTCCGCGCATCAAGTACTACCAGGAACTGGGCGTCGACGAGTTCAGCTTCTGGTGCGACAACAGCCTGCCTCACGCCGAGAAGAAAAAATCCCTGGAACTGTTCATCAAGCACGTGGTTCCCGCGTTCCGCTGA